The Abditibacteriaceae bacterium genome includes a window with the following:
- the rfbA gene encoding glucose-1-phosphate thymidylyltransferase RfbA, which yields MKGIVLAGGSGTRLHPVTRAVSKQLLPVYDKPMVYYPLSALLLAGLREILLISTPHDLPLFERLLGDGSDFGISLSYAEQARPEGLAQSFLIAREWLAGDSAALVLGDNIFYGHGLTGAFRAAAEQTHGATVFAYPVKDPQRYGVVNFDENGAPVEIEEKPAHPKSNLAVTGIYFYDNDVCDIAAALKPSPRGELEITDVNREYLRRGTLRVENLGRGTAWLDTGTHESLLQAGVFIETIETRQGLKVACLEEIAWQSGWISNDDLVCLADKYGASTYGEYLRGLL from the coding sequence ATGAAAGGAATTGTTCTGGCAGGCGGCAGTGGCACGCGATTACATCCGGTAACGCGTGCGGTTTCGAAGCAACTGTTACCGGTTTACGACAAACCGATGGTTTATTATCCGCTTTCTGCCCTATTGCTGGCGGGTCTGCGGGAAATTCTCCTCATATCCACGCCGCACGACCTGCCGCTTTTCGAGCGCTTGCTTGGCGACGGCAGCGACTTCGGTATTTCTCTTTCCTATGCCGAACAAGCGCGGCCCGAAGGTTTGGCGCAATCGTTTCTTATTGCGCGCGAGTGGCTCGCAGGCGATAGCGCCGCTTTAGTCTTAGGCGACAACATTTTCTATGGGCATGGCCTGACGGGAGCATTTCGCGCGGCGGCAGAGCAAACCCACGGCGCCACGGTTTTTGCGTATCCCGTGAAAGATCCGCAGCGTTACGGCGTGGTGAACTTCGACGAAAACGGCGCACCGGTTGAAATCGAAGAAAAACCCGCGCACCCGAAAAGCAACCTCGCGGTGACGGGCATTTATTTCTACGACAACGATGTTTGCGATATCGCCGCCGCGCTGAAGCCTTCGCCGCGTGGAGAATTGGAAATCACCGACGTAAACCGCGAATACCTGCGGCGCGGCACGTTGCGTGTGGAGAATCTGGGGCGTGGAACCGCGTGGCTCGATACCGGAACGCATGAAAGCCTCTTGCAAGCCGGTGTCTTTATCGAAACCATCGAAACGCGACAGGGCTTGAAAGTCGCGTGTCTGGAAGAAATCGCGTGGCAGAGCGGCTGGATTTCAAACGACGATCTCGTGTGTCTTGCCGACAAATATGGTGCCTCGACTTACGGCGAATACTTGCGCGGACTTCTGTGA
- a CDS encoding DEAD/DEAH box helicase produces MNDTSSEAKGFAALNLAPELLEVLEKLNFVTPTPIQEQAIPSGVRGEDIIGIAQTGTGKTLAFGLPIINRFILNGNRSRGRALALLPTRELALQVEETLNKVGSPFRLRTAVLIGGAPIRQQISALRQDPDIIVATPGRLIDHLQSRTVDLRTVDTLVLDEADRMLDMGFAPQIKQILKAVPDERQTLLFSATMPAEIVDIAANYMVDPVRVEIARQGTTADDVTQEIFIVPQEEKNELLAQLLYDYKGTILVFARTRSRAHRVARFVKNAGHASAELHSDRTLTQRRAALDGFKAGQYRVLVATDIAARGIDVSGIELVLNYDLPDNAEDYVHRIGRTGRAGKSGHAISFAAPDQGADIRDIEKLIRTAIEVAEGPHQLEAITNKKRSKRGSGGSRSGNSAPRDGSTPRRDGAHAAAPTTARTPHGLHYSDATYQRSRPARPATPRTGQAPTAQPGASQPRNLTRGGRSFSGRSGPKRSG; encoded by the coding sequence ATGAACGACACATCCAGTGAAGCCAAAGGCTTCGCCGCGCTTAACCTTGCGCCAGAACTGCTTGAAGTTCTCGAAAAGCTCAATTTCGTCACACCAACTCCGATTCAGGAACAAGCGATTCCTTCGGGCGTTCGCGGCGAAGACATCATTGGTATCGCGCAAACCGGAACCGGTAAAACCCTCGCTTTTGGCCTGCCGATTATCAACCGCTTTATTCTCAACGGCAACCGCAGTCGGGGCCGCGCGCTCGCGCTTTTGCCGACGCGCGAACTGGCGCTGCAAGTCGAAGAAACGCTCAATAAAGTCGGTTCGCCGTTTCGCCTGCGCACCGCAGTTCTCATCGGCGGCGCGCCGATTCGCCAGCAAATATCCGCTTTGCGTCAAGATCCCGACATTATCGTTGCGACGCCGGGCCGACTGATCGACCATCTGCAAAGCCGCACTGTTGATTTGCGCACCGTCGATACGCTTGTTCTGGACGAAGCCGACCGTATGCTCGACATGGGTTTCGCCCCGCAGATCAAGCAGATTCTGAAAGCCGTCCCCGACGAGCGCCAGACATTGCTCTTTTCGGCAACGATGCCGGCGGAAATCGTAGACATTGCGGCGAATTACATGGTCGATCCGGTTCGTGTGGAAATCGCGCGTCAGGGAACGACCGCTGACGATGTTACGCAGGAAATCTTCATCGTGCCGCAAGAAGAAAAGAACGAACTGCTCGCGCAGTTGCTCTACGATTACAAAGGCACGATTCTGGTGTTCGCACGCACAAGGTCGCGCGCCCATCGTGTTGCGCGTTTTGTGAAGAACGCCGGTCATGCGTCCGCTGAATTGCATTCCGACCGCACGCTCACGCAGCGCCGCGCGGCCCTCGACGGCTTTAAAGCCGGACAGTATCGCGTTCTGGTGGCAACCGATATCGCTGCACGCGGTATCGACGTTTCGGGTATCGAGCTTGTCTTGAACTACGACTTGCCCGACAACGCGGAAGATTACGTGCATCGCATCGGACGCACCGGTCGCGCCGGCAAGAGCGGTCACGCGATTTCGTTTGCGGCTCCTGACCAAGGCGCTGATATTCGCGACATCGAAAAACTGATTCGCACCGCGATTGAAGTGGCTGAAGGCCCGCATCAGTTGGAAGCGATTACCAACAAGAAGCGCTCAAAGCGGGGCAGCGGCGGTTCGCGTTCCGGGAATTCTGCACCACGCGACGGCTCAACGCCGCGCCGCGATGGGGCACATGCAGCCGCGCCGACCACGGCACGCACGCCTCACGGCTTGCATTATTCCGACGCGACGTATCAGCGCTCGCGCCCCGCGCGTCCGGCAACGCCGCGAACAGGACAAGCTCCAACCGCGCAGCCTGGAGCATCCCAGCCACGCAATTTGACACGCGGAGGACGTTCGTTCTCGGGTCGCAGTGGCCCGAAGCGTTCCGGTTAA
- the rfbC gene encoding dTDP-4-dehydrorhamnose 3,5-epimerase, with the protein MKRIELAHPDVFLIEPQVWNDGRGWLFESFHAEKHAALGVVGPFLQDNHSYSRRGVLRGLHLQVAQPQAKFVRAVSGTVLDVAVDVRPSSPRFGQSVSAILSAENKHQIYVPRGFAHGFLALSDEAELHYKCDALYAPGDEQGIAWNDEDLNIDWFSAAREWNISPDEFILSDKDQLNPPLREIAPEKLPR; encoded by the coding sequence ATGAAACGAATTGAATTGGCGCACCCCGACGTATTTCTGATCGAGCCGCAAGTCTGGAACGACGGGCGAGGTTGGCTTTTTGAAAGTTTCCACGCCGAAAAGCACGCGGCACTCGGAGTTGTTGGCCCATTTTTGCAAGACAATCATTCGTATTCGAGGCGCGGCGTCTTGCGCGGATTGCATTTGCAGGTCGCGCAGCCGCAAGCGAAGTTCGTACGCGCCGTCAGCGGAACTGTTCTGGACGTTGCTGTCGATGTGCGCCCGTCGTCGCCGCGCTTCGGGCAAAGTGTTTCCGCGATTCTTTCGGCAGAAAACAAGCACCAGATTTATGTACCGCGCGGTTTTGCTCACGGCTTTCTCGCGCTTTCGGATGAAGCCGAATTGCATTACAAATGCGACGCGCTGTACGCGCCCGGCGACGAGCAAGGCATCGCGTGGAACGACGAAGATTTAAACATCGACTGGTTTTCCGCCGCACGCGAATGGAACATTTCGCCCGACGAATTCATTCTCTCCGACAAAGACCAATTAAATCCGCCGCTGCGCGAAATCGCGCCGGAGAAATTGCCACGTTAG
- a CDS encoding MoaD/ThiS family protein — MAVTVLIPTPLQKLANDQASVQAEGATLREVVASLAEQNAEFKTRLLDDSGELRRFVNVYVNEEDVRFLQKLDTPLKDGDEVSIVPAIAGG, encoded by the coding sequence ATGGCAGTGACAGTTCTTATTCCGACACCCTTGCAGAAATTGGCCAACGATCAGGCTTCGGTTCAGGCCGAAGGCGCAACCTTGCGCGAAGTTGTGGCGAGCCTCGCCGAGCAGAACGCCGAATTCAAAACGCGCTTGCTCGATGACAGCGGCGAATTGCGCCGTTTCGTCAACGTTTACGTCAACGAAGAAGACGTGCGCTTTTTGCAGAAACTCGACACGCCTCTTAAAGATGGCGACGAAGTTTCGATTGTGCCCGCCATCGCAGGAGGCTGA
- the thrC gene encoding threonine synthase — MSTLLEAAETAANSQNDPTSTSSRLKGLRCRECGSETELLPKHVCEFCFGPLEVVYDYDVIKQSISRESIEAGPRSIWRYALLLPVEGAPQVNLEAGFTPLVKADRLAKRLGIKELYIKNDTANPTWSFKDRVVSVALSRAVEFGFTTAACASTGNLANSVAAHAAHAGLKCFVFIPSDLEAGKIMNSLVYAPNVVAVKGNYDEVNRLCSEIADRNPSWAFVNINVRPYYSEGSKTLAYEVAEQLGWKAPDHVVIPIASGSMLTKIHKGFGEFQKLGLIDEKPIRISGAQASGCSPVATAFESGTDFIKPVKPDTIAKSLAIGNPADGWYALDVIQKTNGSAAQVSDQEIIDGIKLLAETEGIFAETAGGVTIGVLKKLAESGRIGKDETVVAYITGGGLKTQEAIADSVGKPHLIEPNLKSFEEIVK, encoded by the coding sequence TTGTCCACCTTGCTCGAAGCCGCTGAAACTGCGGCGAATTCACAAAACGACCCGACCTCAACCTCGTCGCGTCTCAAAGGTTTGCGATGTCGCGAATGCGGCAGCGAAACCGAACTGCTTCCCAAACACGTTTGCGAATTTTGCTTTGGCCCGCTCGAAGTCGTTTACGACTACGACGTTATCAAGCAAAGCATTTCACGCGAATCCATCGAAGCCGGGCCGCGCTCGATCTGGCGTTATGCCCTGCTCTTGCCGGTCGAAGGCGCGCCACAAGTCAATCTGGAAGCGGGCTTTACGCCACTGGTGAAAGCCGACCGATTGGCGAAACGGCTCGGCATCAAAGAGCTGTACATTAAAAACGACACGGCGAACCCGACGTGGAGTTTCAAAGACCGCGTCGTTTCGGTCGCGCTTTCGCGCGCCGTCGAATTCGGTTTTACGACTGCGGCCTGTGCTTCCACTGGAAACCTCGCCAACAGCGTGGCCGCACACGCCGCGCACGCGGGCCTCAAGTGTTTCGTGTTTATTCCGTCCGATTTGGAAGCCGGAAAAATCATGAACTCCCTCGTTTACGCGCCGAATGTTGTGGCCGTCAAAGGCAACTACGACGAAGTGAACCGCTTGTGCAGCGAAATCGCCGACCGCAATCCGTCGTGGGCGTTTGTCAACATTAATGTGCGGCCTTACTATTCCGAAGGCTCGAAAACTCTGGCCTATGAAGTCGCGGAACAGCTCGGCTGGAAAGCTCCTGACCATGTTGTCATTCCGATTGCTTCGGGTTCGATGCTCACCAAAATCCACAAAGGTTTTGGCGAATTTCAAAAACTCGGTCTCATCGACGAAAAGCCGATTCGCATTTCGGGCGCGCAAGCCAGTGGCTGTTCGCCGGTTGCGACCGCGTTTGAAAGCGGCACCGATTTCATCAAACCGGTAAAGCCGGACACCATTGCGAAAAGCCTCGCTATCGGAAACCCCGCCGACGGCTGGTATGCGCTTGATGTCATTCAAAAAACGAATGGTTCTGCCGCGCAGGTCAGCGACCAAGAAATTATCGACGGCATTAAGTTGCTGGCTGAAACGGAAGGCATCTTTGCTGAAACTGCTGGCGGCGTGACGATTGGCGTGTTGAAGAAACTCGCCGAAAGCGGTCGCATTGGGAAGGACGAAACCGTTGTCGCATATATCACCGGTGGTGGCTTGAAAACCCAGGAAGCGATTGCCGATAGCGTTGGCAAACCGCATTTAATCGAACCGAATCTCAAGTCGTTTGAAGAAATTGTGAAATAG
- a CDS encoding NIL domain-containing protein, protein MKDRFHLTFPPERITAPVMCEVAKKFDVTFSIRRASVEAAGGWMDLQLEGDDDVIENVVRYIQESGVRIDPIEGDIIAG, encoded by the coding sequence ATGAAAGATCGTTTTCACCTGACGTTCCCGCCTGAACGCATCACCGCGCCGGTGATGTGTGAAGTGGCAAAGAAGTTCGATGTGACGTTTTCGATTCGCCGCGCAAGCGTCGAAGCTGCCGGTGGCTGGATGGACTTGCAACTGGAAGGCGACGACGACGTAATCGAGAACGTCGTGCGCTACATTCAGGAAAGCGGCGTGCGCATCGACCCGATTGAAGGCGACATTATCGCCGGTTGA
- a CDS encoding GNAT family protein: MQTSWQSPDAKPLEGREVTLRPLDIERDVSALFAVSHGSAEKEAIWNYLYYGPFADRDAMKTWMHDELIGKPDLQVWTIFQSDTQRQVGTTALMSIIAEHGRAEIGHVWLSPTVRKTKVQTEAQYLLLTYLFDELGYRRAEWRCDSLNHASRTAAARMGFVFEGRFRQHMVLRGRNRDTEWFAMTDKEWPRCKTNFETWLASDGTISLTTLNNL, translated from the coding sequence ATGCAAACCTCCTGGCAAAGCCCTGATGCAAAACCACTCGAAGGCCGCGAAGTCACGCTGCGTCCGCTCGACATCGAACGCGATGTTTCGGCGCTTTTCGCCGTTTCGCATGGAAGCGCAGAAAAAGAAGCGATTTGGAATTACTTGTATTACGGCCCTTTTGCTGACAGGGATGCAATGAAAACCTGGATGCACGACGAATTGATTGGCAAGCCCGATTTGCAGGTTTGGACAATTTTCCAATCCGATACGCAACGGCAAGTGGGCACAACAGCGCTGATGTCGATTATTGCAGAGCATGGGCGCGCCGAAATCGGTCATGTGTGGCTTTCGCCGACAGTTCGTAAAACCAAAGTGCAAACCGAAGCGCAATATCTTTTGCTGACATATCTGTTCGACGAGTTGGGTTATCGCCGCGCCGAATGGCGTTGCGATTCGCTTAATCACGCGAGCCGAACCGCCGCCGCGCGCATGGGTTTCGTTTTTGAAGGCCGCTTCCGGCAACACATGGTTCTGCGCGGAAGAAACCGCGACACCGAATGGTTCGCCATGACCGACAAAGAATGGCCGCGCTGCAAAACTAACTTTGAAACGTGGCTCGCTTCCGACGGCACAATTTCTCTCACTACGTTGAATAACCTTTAA